A region from the Rosa rugosa chromosome 6, drRosRugo1.1, whole genome shotgun sequence genome encodes:
- the LOC133715666 gene encoding protein spotted leaf 11 isoform X2, translated as MEVKLRTARTLVSKLSSVSEQTRSEALKELRLITKHDADSRPFVADAGAIPYLAETLFGSTPDFQDDAAATLLNISISCRQSLISTRGLLDAISHALRNHGSPTSSATAVQSSAATLHSLLVVEDYRPIIGAKRDIVYSLVDIIKSPKSPPRSVKDALKALFGIALYPLNRASLVELGAVPALFTLVVNDGRLGIVEDATAVIAQVAGCEESEDAFRRVAGVRVLADLLDFSTGSSLRSRENAVSALLNLAQCGGGRAVAEVREEGMGVVDGIADVAENGGPKGKSKGVALMKVIDGGNKSISSIFRDPR; from the exons ATGGAAGTGAAGCTCCGAACGGCTCGGACTTTGGTCTCCAAGCTCAGCTCCGTTTCCGAACAGACCCGATCCGAAGCCCTCAAGGAGCTCCGCCTCATCACCAAGCACGACGCCGACAGCCGCCCCTTCGTCGCCGACGCCGGCGCCATTCCCTACTTAGCCGAGACTCTCTTCGGCTCCACCCCTGACTTCCAAGACGACGCCGCCGCCACTCTCCTCAACATCTCCATCTCCTGCCGCCAGAGCCTCATTTCCACGCGCGGCCTCCTCGACGCGATCTCGCACGCGCTACGCAACCACGGCTCACCTACCTCCTCCGCCACCGCCGTCCAGTCTTCCGCCGCCACTCTCCACAGCCTCCTCGTCGTGGAAGACTACCGCCCGATCATCGGCGCCAAGCGCGACATTGTGTACTCGCTGGTCGACATCATCAAGAGCCCCAAGTCTCCTCCGAGGTCGGTGAAGGACGCGCTCAAGGCTCTGTTCGGAATCGCTCTCTACCCCTTGAATCGGGCCTCGCTGGTGGAGCTCGGGGCGGTTCCCGCGCTTTTTACTCTGGTGGTGAACGACGGCCGCCTGGGGATCGTGGAGGACGCGACGGCGGTGATCGCGCAGGTGGCCGGGTGCGAGGAGAGCGAGGACGCGTTTCGGAGGGTCGCCGGGGTTAGGGTTCTGGCCGACCTTCTTGATTTCTCGACCGGGTCGAGCTTGAGGAGCAGGGAGAACGCCGTGTCGGCGCTGCTCAATCTGGCTCAGTGCGGCGGCGGGAGGGCCGTGGCGGAGGTGAGGGAGGAGGGAATGGGGGTGGTGGATGggattgctgacgtggcggagAACGGAGGTCCGAAAGGGAAGAGCAAAGGGGTGGCGCTGATGAAGGTGATTGATGGCGGGAATAAAAGCATTTCGAGTATATTCAGAGATCCACG GTGA
- the LOC133715666 gene encoding protein spotted leaf 11 isoform X1, whose amino-acid sequence MEVKLRTARTLVSKLSSVSEQTRSEALKELRLITKHDADSRPFVADAGAIPYLAETLFGSTPDFQDDAAATLLNISISCRQSLISTRGLLDAISHALRNHGSPTSSATAVQSSAATLHSLLVVEDYRPIIGAKRDIVYSLVDIIKSPKSPPRSVKDALKALFGIALYPLNRASLVELGAVPALFTLVVNDGRLGIVEDATAVIAQVAGCEESEDAFRRVAGVRVLADLLDFSTGSSLRSRENAVSALLNLAQCGGGRAVAEVREEGMGVVDGIADVAENGGPKGKSKGVALMKVIDGGNKSISSIFRDPRSVHFSTYYFRGGNNL is encoded by the coding sequence ATGGAAGTGAAGCTCCGAACGGCTCGGACTTTGGTCTCCAAGCTCAGCTCCGTTTCCGAACAGACCCGATCCGAAGCCCTCAAGGAGCTCCGCCTCATCACCAAGCACGACGCCGACAGCCGCCCCTTCGTCGCCGACGCCGGCGCCATTCCCTACTTAGCCGAGACTCTCTTCGGCTCCACCCCTGACTTCCAAGACGACGCCGCCGCCACTCTCCTCAACATCTCCATCTCCTGCCGCCAGAGCCTCATTTCCACGCGCGGCCTCCTCGACGCGATCTCGCACGCGCTACGCAACCACGGCTCACCTACCTCCTCCGCCACCGCCGTCCAGTCTTCCGCCGCCACTCTCCACAGCCTCCTCGTCGTGGAAGACTACCGCCCGATCATCGGCGCCAAGCGCGACATTGTGTACTCGCTGGTCGACATCATCAAGAGCCCCAAGTCTCCTCCGAGGTCGGTGAAGGACGCGCTCAAGGCTCTGTTCGGAATCGCTCTCTACCCCTTGAATCGGGCCTCGCTGGTGGAGCTCGGGGCGGTTCCCGCGCTTTTTACTCTGGTGGTGAACGACGGCCGCCTGGGGATCGTGGAGGACGCGACGGCGGTGATCGCGCAGGTGGCCGGGTGCGAGGAGAGCGAGGACGCGTTTCGGAGGGTCGCCGGGGTTAGGGTTCTGGCCGACCTTCTTGATTTCTCGACCGGGTCGAGCTTGAGGAGCAGGGAGAACGCCGTGTCGGCGCTGCTCAATCTGGCTCAGTGCGGCGGCGGGAGGGCCGTGGCGGAGGTGAGGGAGGAGGGAATGGGGGTGGTGGATGggattgctgacgtggcggagAACGGAGGTCCGAAAGGGAAGAGCAAAGGGGTGGCGCTGATGAAGGTGATTGATGGCGGGAATAAAAGCATTTCGAGTATATTCAGAGATCCACG